A window of the Brassica napus cultivar Da-Ae chromosome C5, Da-Ae, whole genome shotgun sequence genome harbors these coding sequences:
- the LOC106415231 gene encoding mRNA-decapping enzyme-like protein, whose protein sequence is MSQNGKLIPPNMDQNSTRLLNLTVLQRLDPFIEEILITAAHVTFYEFNIEISQWSRKDVEGSLFVVKRNKQPRFQFIVMNRRNTDNLVEDLLGDFEYEVQGPYLLYRNASQEVNGIWFYNKRECEEVARLFDRLLSAYSKANQKPNTSSPKSEFEELEAVPTMAVMDGPLEPSSTARDAPNDPAFVNFFSSAMALGNTSSGQTSGPPYQQPSAIPLQPHQPTLAPPAATAAPPQILSPPPLQSSSPMMPLFDNNPDLISNKSNVHTDLVTPSSFFGPPRMMAQPHLIPGSSMPTTNATHQQRPYGTPMLQPFPPPTPPASLAPAHSGPVINRDKVKEALLSLVQENEFIDMVTRALQNAHQP, encoded by the exons ATGTCTCAGAACGGGAAGCTGATCCCACCAAATATGGATCAGAACAGTACGCGGCTCCTCAATCTCACAGTGCTCCAGCGACTCGATCCTTTCATCGAGGAAATCCTCATCACAGCCGCTCACGTCACCTTCTATGAATTCAACATCGAGATCAGTCAATGG AGTCGGAAGGATGTTGAAGGATCTTTGTTTGTTGTCAAAAG AAATAAACAACCTCGATTTCAGTTTATCGTGATGAATCGTCGCAACACAG ATAATCTGGTGGAGGATCTCCTGGGTGATTTTGAGTATGAAGTGCAAGGTCCATATTTGCTTTACCGTAATGCATCTCAAGAAGTTAATGGCATTTGGTTCTACAATAAACGCGAGTGTGAGGAGGTTGCTCGTCTTTTCGACAG ATTACTTAGCGCTTATTCCAAGGCAAACCAGAAGCCAAATACGTCTTCTCCGAAAAG TGAGTTTGAGGAATTGGAAGCTGTGCCTACAATGGCAGTTATGGATGGTCCTCTTGAACCATCTTCAACTGCTAGGGATGCCCCTAACGATCCTGCTTTTGTCAACTTCTTCAGC TCAGCGATGGCTCTTGGGAACACTTCAAGTGGACAGACAAGTGGACCACCGTACCAACAACCATCAGCAATTCCACTGCAACCTCACCAACCCACCCTTGCCCCTCCTGCAGCGACAGCTGCACCTCCACAAATATTATCACCACCGCCTCTGCAATCCTCCTCTCCTATGATGCCTCTCTTTGACAACAATCCTGATCTTATCAGCAATAAGTCCAATGTTCACACGGATCTGGTGACGCCGTCCTCGTTCTTTGGCCCCCCACGGATGATGGCACAACCACACCTCATTCCTGGTTCATCTATGCCCACTACTAATGCGACTCATCAGCAGCGCCCATATGGTACTCCGATGCTCCAGCCTTTCCCACCACCAACTCCACCAGCATCACTCGCTCCTGCACACAGTGGCCCGGTTATCAATAGAGACAAAGTCAAAGAAGCCCTTTTGTCCCTGGTCCAG GAGAATGAATTCATCGACATGGTGACCCGAGCTTTACAAAATGCACATCAACCGTGA
- the LOC106414915 gene encoding aluminum-activated malate transporter 2-like yields the protein MEKVREIVREGRRVGKEDPRRVVHAFKVGLALALVSSFYYYQPLYDNFGVNAMWAVMTVVVVFEFSVGATLGKGINRAVATLVAGGLGIGAHHLASLSGPTIEPILLAIFVFVQAALSTFVRFFPRVKARYDYGILIFILTFSLISVSGFREDEILDLAHKRLSTVIMGGVSCVLISIFVCPVWAGQDLHSLIASNLDTLSHFLQEFVEEYFEATDDGDIKEVEKRRKNLERYKSVLNSKSNEETLANFARWEPRHGQFRFRHPWQQYLAVAALLRQCAYRIDALNSYLKSDFQIPKDIKKKLEESLRRMSSESGKSLKEMSISLKKMTKSSSADIHVLNSQSACKTLSTLLKSGILNDVEPLQLISLTTTVSLLIDIVNLTEKISESVHELASAARFKNKMKPTASLKKSDSVSIGRAAVPIKSHDSDDHVVTILCDADVSNTVDQSRGETSVDSCHHVAIKIDDDDLVHEKHEVGEIHAHTSCVSCDPSDASDVLHSSNKRISSSN from the exons ATGGAGAAAGTGAGAGAAATAGTGAGAGAAGGGAGGAGAGTAGGAAAAGAAGACCCAAGAAGAGTAGTTCATGCTTTCAAAGTGGGACTTGCTCTTGCTTTGGTCTCTTCCTTCTACTATTACCAACCTCTTTATGATAATTTTGGTGTCAATGCAATGTGGGCTGTCATGACCGTTGTTGTCGTCTTTGAATTCTCAGTAG GTGCCACACTTGGGAAAGGAATAAACAGGGCAGTGGCAACATTAGTAGCCGGAGGACTAGGAATTGGAGCTCATCACCTAGCAAGTTTGTCCGGTCCAACAATAGAACCTATTCTTCTCGCCATCTTCGTCTTTGTGCAAG CTGCGTTGTCGACGTTCGTGAGGTTCTTCCCGCGGGTGAAGGCCAGATACGATTATGGCATACTGATATTCATATTGACGTTCTCACTGATATCAGTGTCGGGGTTTAGAGAGGATGAGATATTGGACTTGGCCCATAAGAGACTATCGACAGTGATAATGGGAGGAGTCAGTTGCGTCCTAATCTCTATCTTTGTCTGTCCTGTATGGGCTGGACAAGACCTTCATTCTCTTATTGCCTCCAATCTTGACACACTCTCCCACTTTCTTCAAG AATTTGTAGAGGAATATTTTGAAGCGACAGATGATGGTGACATCAAAGaggtggagaagagaagaaagaatctTGAAAGATATAAAAGTGTTCTCAACTCAAAAAGCAATGAGGAAACTTTG GCTAATTTCGCAAGATGGGAGCCGCGTCACGGCCAGTTTAGATTTAGACATCCATGGCAACAATATCTTGCCGTGGCTGCATTACTCAGGCAGTGTGCTTACCGGATTGATGCCTTGAACTCATATCTCAAATCTGATTTTCAG ATCCCAAAGGACATAaagaagaagctagaagaatcaTTAAGAAGAATGAGCTCGGAGTCAGGCAAATCATTGAAAGAGATGTCCATTTCACTAAAGAAAATGACAAAATCATCTTCTGCCGATATCCATGTCCTAAACTCACAATCTGCCTGCAAAACTCTTTCTACTTTACTCAAATCAGGCATCTTGAACGATGTTGAGCCACTACAATTGATCTCATTGACCACCACGGTCTCTCTTCTCATCGATATTGTTAATTTAACCGAAAAGATATCAGAATCAGTACATGAGCTCGCATCCGCTGCAAGGTTTAAGAATAAGATGAAGCCGACCGCATCATTGAAGAAGTCGGATTCTGTAAGCATTGGACGTGCTGCAGTGCCAATCAAGTCTCACGATAGTGACGATCATGTTGTCACAATCTTATGTGATGCTGATGTATCAAACACTGTTGACCAGTCGCGTGGAGAGACTTCAGTGGACTCTTGCCACCATGTCGCCataaaaattgatgatgatgatttagtCCATGAAAAACATGAAGTTGGTGAAATACATGCACATACGAGTTGTGTATCATGTGATCCAAGTGATGCTAGTGATGTTTTACATAGTAGTAATAAGAGAATTAGCAGTAGTaattaa
- the LOC106415232 gene encoding photosystem I subunit O: MAATFATPSTVVGLGGSSVSPINTKALSSSFLKPTTRAKNPLRVAGASGGRFTCFESNWLRRDLNVVGFGLIGWLAPSSIPAINGKSLTGLFFESIGTELAHFPTPPALTSQFWLWLVTWHLGLFICLTFGQIGFKGRTEDYFQK; encoded by the exons ATGGCAGCAACATTTGCAACACCATCGACGGTGGTAGGTCTCGGAGGATCATCTGTTTCTCCTATCAACACCAAAGCCCTCTCTTCat CCTTTCTAAAGCCAACAACAAGAGCAAAGAACCCTCTGAGAGTCGCCGGAGCATCCGGAGGAAGATTCACTTG CTTTGAGAGCAACTGGTTGAGGAGAGATTTGAACGTGGTGGGGTTTGGACTGATCGGATGGTTAGCTCCCTCTAGTATTCCGGCGATAAATGGGAAGAGCCTGACGGGTCTCTTCTTCGAGAGCATAGGAACTGAGCTCGCTCACTTCCCAACTCCTCCAGCTCTCACATCACAGTTCTGGTTGTGGTTGGTTACATGGCACTTAGGCCTcttcatctgcctcaccttcgGACAAATCGGATTTAAGGGCAGGACCGAGGATTACTTCCAGAAATAA
- the LOC106415960 gene encoding RINT1-like protein MAG2L, with protein MVIPLVRFLEETKLLKLNQNSLKFRQETSPAKLLPMEHPRPLSLVLPHPDKLSGASLGFLDGNFDDLRDLLLRASNLTSHLKHDTSHLHDRLLHLRTDLTKHAVSWISTSLSAKNSLDDLRLNLESLSLVTSLPRSKDAVRKQREHELQQLVEELCRIQNRRRYLMTALKLESLVGDLEDSVFHPMRGRSMLHVPVFNHAIKTMNEIEQVFGDVTRHHSQWRRLVDTVDGRVDKSLSILRPQIISEHRTLLSSLGWPPKLALSKDEGGDIPNPLVLMQGDQKESYSQSFLLLCGLQQLNTLKEKRKKKLCKESNGAGLWAIDELVIPVASRMEYHFAKWDQEPEFIFALVYKVTSDFADGVDDLLQPLIDRAMLVSCSAKEAWVSAMVQMLSCFLEKIVFPRLVEMVKEKKHLKSEGVSSWFHLVDQMVTFDKRMQTFVSSDTCLSYEGSSLGMSVMGLFCKRPEWLKTWGKIELKDAYRKLKEDIKKEKAWEGTRLGNETNSQSAKYVLSTREDYKAPFVAETFLSRTWTLIDHCLTLPTILPRIQFIRATATKFLWYVFKTLLLEFKKTDLSDYSSFEDSLIQACGPINTARYLESKLREWSDDLVFVEMWAAETNAKVEVSCHGCFFGEELNSLVELETNWLMEIITVCLHQFDNLCGDHFHNNVEPWEEEDVITGLTVSRGVAEALDCLRRELAVLQLNMNRKDFMDLWRNLAEGLDHYVSCKFFVGGEAVLMMRRFEVDAEALMMVFQPYCVRPAAFFPRVREILRLLSMNEEEKARLRGALSRNGSSCLGLFGISNLSPQLVEQFCRCY; from the exons ATGGTAATTCCACTCGTTCGATTTTTAGAAGAGACAAAACTATTAAAGTTAAACCAAAACAGTTTAAAGTTCCGACAAGAAACCTCGCCGGCCAAACTGCTTCCCATGGAACATCCTCGTCCACTGTCGCTCGTCTTACCGCATCCGGACAAACTTTCCGGTGCATCGTTAGGCTTTCTCGATGGTAACTTCGATGACCTAAGAGATCTCCTCCTACGCGCTTCGAATCTAACCTCTCATCTAAAACACGACACTTCTCATCTACACGACCGCCTTCTCCATCTCCGTACGGATCTGACCAAACACGCCGTCTCCTGGATCTCCACCTCTCTCTCCGCTAAAAACTCTCTCGATGATCTCAGACTTAACCTCGAAAGCCTCAGTCTTGTTACATCTCTCC CTCGGAGTAAGGATGCTGTCAGAAAGCAAAGGGAACATGAGTTACAGCAACTAGTTGAGGAGCTGTGTCGGATTCAGAACAGGCGCAGATATCTCA TGACTGCCTTAAAGCTGGAAAGTCTGGTCGGAGATCTTGAAGATTCAGTGTTTCATCCTATGAGAGGAAGAAGTATGCTTCAT GTTCCTGTATTCAACCATGCTATTAAGACAATGAATGagattgaacaagtgtttggtGATGTCACAAGGCATCACTCGCAGTGGCGGCGCCTTGTTGATACTGTCGATGGCAGAGTAGATAAAAGCTTGTCCATTCTACGGCCACAGATTATCTCAGAGCACAGAACCCTTCTCTCATCTCTTGGCTGGCCACCGAAACTAGCGTTATCCAAAGATGAGGGAGGAGATATCCCTAATCCTCTAGTGCTGATGCAAGGAGACCAAAAGGAATCTTACTCCCAAAGCTTTCTTCTCCTCTGTGGTTTACAGCAACTCAACACCCTCAAGGAAAAACGGAAGAAGAAGCTTTGTAAAGAAAGTAATGGCGCTGGACTCTGGGCGATCGATGAACTGGTGATACCCGTTGCCTCTCGGATGGAGTATCACTTCGCGAAATGGGATCAAGAGCCTGAGTTTATCTTTGCCCTTGTCTATAAAGTCACAAGCGACTTTGCTGATGGTGTTGACGATCTCTTGCAGCCTTTGATCGACAGAGCTATGTTGGTTAGCTGTAGTGCTAAAGAGGCTTGGGTTTCAGCTATGGTTCAGATGCTATCTTGTTTCCTAGAGAAGATAGTGTTTCCTCGGCTTGTAGAGATGGTCAAGGAGAAGAAGCACTTGAAATCTGAAGGAGTTTCGTCGTGGTTCCATCTTGTTGATCAGATGGTTACATTTGATAAACGGATGCAGACATTTGTGAGTTCAGACACTTGTCTTTCTTACGAAGGCTCCTCGCTAGGTATGTCAGTAATGGGACTGTTTTGTAAGAGACCTGAGTGGCTCAAGACGTGGGGCAAGATTGAGCTAAAGGATGCTTATAGAAAACTTAAAGAGGATATCAAGAAGGAGAAAGCTTGGGAGGGAACTAGGCTTGGTAATGAAACAAACTCACAGTCTGCGAAGTATGTTCTGTCTACAAGAGAAGATTATAAAGCGCCGTTTGTAGCAGAGACTTTTCTTAGTAGGACTTGGACGTTGATAGACCATTGTCTAACTCTACCAACCATTCTTCCGAGAATCCAATTTATAAGAGCTACTGCCACCAAGTTTCTCTGGTATGTATTCAAAACCCTGTTGCTGGAGTTCAAGAAGACTGATCTCTCTGACTATAGCTCGTTTGAAGATTCACTGATACAAGCCTGTGGACCTATTAATACTGCTCGGTATCTCGAATCGAAACTACGGGAATGGAGTGATGATTTGGTGTTTGTAGAGATGTGGGCTGCTGAAACCAATGCCAAAGTTGAAGTTTCCTGCCATGGTTGCTTCTTTGGGGAAGAACTGAATAGTCTTGTTGAGTTGGAAACAAACTGGCTTATGGAGATTATAACTGTTTGTCTCCACCAGTTCGACAATCTTTGCGGTGACCACTTCCACAACAATGTGGAGCCATGGGAGGAGGAGGATGTCATCACCGGCCTAACAGTGTCCCGAGGTGTTGCAGAAGCTTTGGACTGTTTAAGACGAGAACTCGCTGTTCTTCAGCTAAACATGAACCGAAAAGACTTCATGGACTTGTGGAGGAATCTAGCGGAAGGGCTTGACCATTATGTTTCTTGTAAGTTTTTCGTAGGAGGAGAAGCTGTTTTGATGATGAGAAGGTTTGAAGTGGACGCAGAGGCACTTATGATGGTGTTTCAGCCTTACTGTGTTCGTCCTGCTGCATTCTTCCCTCGCGTGAGAGAGATTCTGAGGCTGTTGAGTATGAATGAGGAAGAGAAGGCACGACTTAGAGGAGCTTTAAGTCGAAATGGAAGTAGTTGTTTGGGTTTGTTTGGTATTTCTAACTTGTCTCCTCAACTTGTGGAACAGTTTTGTAGGTGTTACTAG
- the LOC106415961 gene encoding recQ-mediated genome instability protein 2 produces MDYSLAAVKMLISQLRDAKPTPSQNATALGGVLFQRAWLQGVLVSDPVISGGRMVLDDGTGLVELSLSNDFALRQWKSGMYLMVVGVYHIRTGDMPLLKVHKMVDLSGRPDREAMWYLEVMDAYRLFYEPLIQEFS; encoded by the exons ATGGACTATAGCTTAGCGGCGGTGAAGATGCTCATCTCCCAGCTCCGGGACGCTAAACCGACGCCTTCTCAGAACGCCACCGCACTAGGCGGTGTACTTTTCCAACGCGCTTGGTTACAG GGCGTTTTGGTCTCCGATCCGGTCATCTCCGGTGGCCGTATGGTCCTAGACGACGGCACAGGTCTCGTCGAGCTCAGCCTCTCCAACGACTTTGCCCTCCGTCAATGGAAATCAG GGATGTACCTGATGGTTGTTGGTGTATACCATATCCGCACGGGAGATATGCCTCTACTTAAG GTTCATAAGATGGTCGACCTGTCGGGAAGACCAGATCGTGAAGCCATGTGGTATTTAGAAGTCATGGACGCATACAGACTCTTCTATGAGCCCTTGATTCAAGAGTTCTCTTGA